The following proteins come from a genomic window of Nymphalis io chromosome 6, ilAglIoxx1.1, whole genome shotgun sequence:
- the LOC126769065 gene encoding uncharacterized protein LOC126769065, translating into MNSFTLLYLIVSIFIICDAFPITSSAEDTPCVNCVSDETKSRPKRHLKYILGALGRLVVDVIHETRVYAQQRRWQREHQKLNTIAIIGNGYGNKNHIHISVPNVNPYYK; encoded by the exons atgaattcatttacattgttatatttaattgtgtcgatatttataatttgtgatgCCTTCCCAATAACATCTAG TGCTGAGGATACTCCTTGTGTAAACTGCGTGTCTGATGAG acaAAATCACGACCAAAACGGCACTTGAAATATATACTTGGAGCTCTCGGTAGACTTGTTGTCGATGttata CATGAGACCCGCGTTTATGCACAACAACGACGCTGGCAACGAGAGCACCAAAAATTGAACACAATTGCAATCATCGGCAATGGATACGGCAATAAgaaccatatacatatatcagtACCTAATGTTAATccatactataaataa